Proteins encoded within one genomic window of Cytophagales bacterium:
- the lpcA gene encoding D-sedoheptulose 7-phosphate isomerase codes for MENISLITRELLESKKVLDLFLSDDDNMIKIDEVAQTIISALNSGGKVIACGNGGSHCDAMHFAEELTGRFRGDRRSFPAIAISDPSHITCVGNDYGFEEIFARYVQGIGTEKDVLLGLSTSGNSPNMVRAFEEASARGMKTVALTGRDGGKLAGMTDHEIRVPHQGHSDRIQEVHIKVLHVLILLIEKQLT; via the coding sequence ATGGAGAATATTTCACTGATTACACGCGAACTGCTGGAATCCAAGAAAGTATTGGATCTATTTCTGAGTGATGATGACAACATGATCAAGATCGATGAGGTTGCTCAAACGATCATCTCAGCACTTAATTCCGGTGGAAAAGTTATTGCCTGTGGCAATGGTGGTTCTCACTGCGACGCCATGCATTTTGCAGAAGAACTCACCGGTAGATTTCGTGGTGATCGGCGCTCTTTTCCTGCGATTGCGATTTCGGATCCGAGTCATATCACCTGTGTAGGCAATGATTATGGCTTTGAAGAAATATTTGCGCGATATGTACAGGGCATAGGCACAGAAAAAGATGTACTCCTCGGATTGAGTACCAGCGGAAATTCTCCGAACATGGTCCGTGCTTTTGAAGAAGCCAGTGCCAGGGGAATGAAAACCGTCGCTCTAACAGGAAGAGATGGTGGAAAGCTTGCCGGGATGACTGATCATGAGATACGAGTCCCGCATCAAGGTCACTCTGACCGCATTCAGGAGGTGCACATCAAGGTCTTGCATGTCCTGATCCTACTCATCGAAAAACAACTAACTTAA
- a CDS encoding ABC transporter ATP-binding protein has protein sequence MRTFLRVIQYGRPFDRRIPLYLLATLGNTIFSVVNISVLIPIIQLLFDEEASPVTTLPSFAFSIGYFQDLFYFYFNQLILESGKIQALYFVCAVLVASFFFSNFFGISAALLQAKVRIRLISNLRKDVFERVSRFDISYFTAYRKGDVISRVTVDMQQVESAVINLFKVFLKEPLMIIAYFVALLTISPKLTLYTLAIIPLSGVAISYLTKKLRKRARLSQDALGGLSSILDEVLSGIRIVKAFAARNYVVDRFNDTVDHYAKHTYKLTVRQSFARPVSEFLGVSFMSLIIIIGGTMVLNEADPLPASSFIGFLVVFSQIITPAKSISNAISGIQRGLVSAERVFELTDSTTKIHNKPDAIQVQHLAQGFSFKKVSFSYEDSMVLHQLNFEINKGKVVALVGPSGGGKSTIADLVPRFYDPIDGEILLDGMNLKDYNLDSLRGMMGIVSQESILFNDTIRNNIAFGKPDASLEKVIKVAQLANAHGFIEEMEAGYDTNIGERGEKLSGGQKQRISIARALLKNPPFLILDEATSALDSASERLVQDALFNLMKDRTTLVIAHRLSTIQSADTILVINEGRIAQMGSHEELVSQEGLYKKLIEMQSF, from the coding sequence ATGCGGACTTTCCTCAGAGTAATCCAATACGGACGCCCTTTTGACCGGCGTATTCCACTCTACCTGCTGGCAACGCTAGGCAATACGATCTTTAGTGTCGTGAATATTTCGGTTTTGATCCCGATCATTCAATTGTTATTTGATGAGGAAGCTTCGCCGGTCACCACATTGCCCAGTTTTGCCTTTTCCATTGGCTATTTTCAGGACTTATTTTACTTTTATTTCAATCAATTGATTCTGGAGTCTGGTAAAATACAGGCATTGTATTTTGTCTGTGCCGTTCTAGTTGCTTCCTTTTTCTTTTCCAACTTTTTTGGCATTTCCGCCGCCTTGCTACAGGCCAAAGTGCGCATACGTTTGATCTCTAACCTTAGAAAAGATGTCTTCGAGCGCGTTTCCCGCTTTGACATCAGCTACTTCACGGCTTACCGAAAAGGAGATGTCATATCCAGGGTGACAGTAGATATGCAACAAGTAGAGTCTGCGGTCATTAACTTATTCAAAGTGTTTCTGAAAGAGCCCTTGATGATCATCGCATACTTCGTTGCCTTGCTCACCATCTCTCCGAAACTGACTTTGTACACGCTCGCAATCATCCCACTATCGGGTGTGGCCATTTCCTATCTAACGAAGAAACTGCGAAAAAGAGCGCGTCTTTCGCAAGATGCACTCGGTGGACTTTCTTCCATTCTAGATGAAGTATTATCCGGTATTCGTATCGTCAAAGCCTTTGCGGCAAGGAACTATGTCGTTGATCGATTCAATGATACGGTCGATCACTATGCAAAGCACACCTATAAATTGACGGTTCGACAAAGTTTTGCCCGACCCGTCTCCGAGTTTCTAGGTGTGAGTTTCATGTCATTGATTATAATCATCGGTGGCACCATGGTATTAAATGAAGCAGACCCGTTACCCGCCTCATCCTTCATTGGCTTTCTGGTGGTATTCTCACAGATCATTACCCCCGCCAAATCCATTTCCAATGCTATCAGTGGTATCCAACGCGGATTGGTCTCTGCAGAAAGGGTCTTCGAGTTAACGGACTCAACTACTAAGATCCACAATAAGCCGGATGCTATTCAGGTACAACACTTAGCGCAAGGGTTTTCCTTCAAAAAGGTATCCTTTTCTTATGAGGATTCTATGGTATTGCATCAATTGAATTTTGAAATCAACAAGGGAAAAGTAGTGGCCCTGGTGGGTCCATCTGGTGGAGGAAAGTCCACCATTGCCGATCTGGTGCCTCGATTCTACGATCCTATAGATGGCGAAATCCTGCTTGATGGCATGAATCTAAAGGACTATAACCTGGACTCACTTCGCGGGATGATGGGAATTGTGTCACAGGAATCTATCTTATTCAACGATACCATCAGGAACAACATCGCTTTTGGAAAACCGGATGCATCACTGGAAAAGGTGATCAAAGTTGCCCAACTGGCCAATGCGCATGGGTTCATTGAAGAAATGGAAGCTGGCTACGACACCAATATCGGGGAACGTGGAGAAAAGCTGTCGGGAGGTCAGAAGCAACGCATCAGCATCGCCAGGGCATTATTAAAGAATCCACCTTTTTTGATCCTGGATGAAGCGACCTCCGCTTTGGACTCAGCATCTGAACGACTGGTGCAAGATGCGCTATTCAATCTAATGAAGGATCGAACGACCTTAGTGATTGCTCATCGCCTGAGCACGATCCAAAGCGCTGATACGATATTAGTGATCAACGAAGGCCGTATTGCCCAGATGGGATCGCATGAAGAGTTAGTGAGTCAGGAGGGACTCTACAAAAAATTGATAGAAATGCAATCCTTTTGA
- a CDS encoding outer membrane beta-barrel protein, whose amino-acid sequence MLRKLHIIGIVTFTVNDVFAQIDYGVKAVLNHVNVVRTDLTTNFRKHKQSFHLGGYVNLNLGDELITQVELLYSNKGYKNDTNSVTEIGHTNLNYINMPVLLRYQLFNKVSFSFGPEFGYLISAFRRDGDIKQSQK is encoded by the coding sequence ATGCTTAGGAAGTTACACATTATTGGAATCGTGACTTTCACGGTGAATGACGTCTTTGCACAAATTGACTATGGGGTCAAAGCAGTGCTAAACCATGTCAATGTCGTCCGTACAGACCTTACCACAAACTTCAGAAAACATAAACAGTCTTTCCACTTGGGCGGGTATGTGAACTTGAATCTTGGTGATGAGTTGATCACTCAAGTTGAATTACTTTATTCAAACAAAGGTTACAAGAATGATACAAACAGCGTCACCGAGATAGGTCATACCAATCTGAATTACATCAATATGCCTGTTTTATTGAGATATCAGCTTTTCAACAAAGTTAGTTTCAGTTTTGGTCCAGAATTCGGTTACTTGATCTCAGCTTTTCGTCGGGATGGCGATATCAAGCAAAGCCAAAAATGA
- a CDS encoding YifB family Mg chelatase-like AAA ATPase yields MLSKSYGSAVYGVNATTITVEVSVGQGTKFFMVGLPDSAVKESEQRVEAALKYYDFRMPRQKVVVNLAPADIRKEGSSYDLPIALGILAASEQIHAPELEKYIIMGELSLDGILRPIKGALPIAIEARKKGFKGFILPKPNASEAAIVDNLEVIGVENIMEAIQHLDGSKPMAPLDHDTRDIFQYEQDTYAVDFGDVQGQENIKRAMEIAAAGGHNVVMVGPPGAGKTMLAKRIPSILPPLSLHEALETTKIHSVAGKLGEDANLLAIRPFRSPHHTISDVALVGGGGVPQPGEISLAHNGVLFLDELPEFKRTVLEVLRQPLEERHVTISRAKISVDFPANFMLIASMNPCPCGYYNHPDKECVCPPGGVQRYLNKVSGPLLDRIDLHVEVTPVSFDQMTADRKAESSQVIRERVIIARETQKERFKEQKDIHHNAMMASQMVKDVCKINEAGKILLKTAMERLGLSARAYDRILRVSRTIADLSQSEEIKIEHLAEAIQYRSLDRENWANH; encoded by the coding sequence ATGCTATCAAAATCTTATGGAAGCGCCGTATACGGTGTGAATGCCACCACTATTACCGTAGAGGTAAGCGTTGGTCAGGGTACTAAATTTTTCATGGTGGGTTTACCGGACTCAGCGGTGAAAGAAAGTGAACAGCGCGTCGAAGCTGCGCTCAAATATTATGATTTTCGGATGCCGCGACAGAAAGTTGTCGTTAATTTGGCTCCGGCAGATATCCGAAAGGAAGGGTCTTCGTATGACCTGCCCATTGCACTGGGTATCCTGGCCGCCTCCGAACAGATCCACGCTCCCGAATTAGAAAAGTATATTATCATGGGCGAGCTATCTCTGGATGGCATTTTACGACCAATCAAAGGAGCGCTACCTATTGCCATTGAAGCACGTAAAAAAGGGTTCAAAGGGTTTATCTTGCCAAAACCCAACGCTTCTGAAGCCGCCATAGTCGATAACCTGGAAGTGATTGGCGTAGAAAACATCATGGAAGCCATTCAACACCTGGATGGTAGCAAGCCGATGGCTCCTTTGGATCATGATACACGTGATATTTTCCAATATGAGCAGGATACCTATGCCGTAGATTTTGGCGACGTGCAAGGACAGGAAAACATCAAACGGGCCATGGAAATTGCCGCAGCTGGTGGCCACAATGTTGTCATGGTTGGTCCTCCTGGAGCGGGCAAAACCATGTTGGCCAAGCGCATTCCTTCGATCTTGCCACCTCTTTCTCTTCATGAGGCACTAGAAACCACGAAGATCCATTCAGTAGCTGGCAAATTGGGTGAAGATGCTAACCTGTTGGCCATTCGTCCATTTCGATCACCGCATCATACCATCAGTGATGTAGCCCTGGTCGGTGGAGGTGGAGTCCCACAGCCTGGAGAGATCTCTCTAGCGCATAATGGGGTACTGTTCCTGGATGAGCTTCCTGAATTCAAACGTACCGTACTGGAAGTACTGAGACAGCCACTGGAAGAAAGGCACGTGACCATCAGTCGTGCCAAAATCTCGGTGGATTTCCCGGCGAATTTCATGCTGATAGCCAGTATGAATCCATGTCCATGTGGTTATTACAATCACCCGGACAAAGAATGCGTCTGCCCTCCTGGAGGCGTTCAACGCTACCTCAATAAAGTCAGCGGGCCACTACTAGATCGCATTGACTTGCATGTGGAAGTCACTCCGGTTTCCTTTGACCAGATGACCGCTGATCGAAAAGCCGAATCGAGCCAAGTGATCCGTGAGCGAGTAATCATTGCTCGGGAAACACAGAAAGAACGATTTAAGGAACAGAAAGACATCCATCACAATGCCATGATGGCCAGTCAAATGGTGAAAGACGTCTGTAAGATCAATGAAGCCGGGAAAATCCTCCTAAAAACGGCCATGGAAAGACTTGGGCTTTCTGCCCGTGCTTATGATCGTATTCTTCGGGTTTCCCGAACCATCGCGGACCTGTCCCAAAGTGAAGAAATCAAAATTGAACACCTAGCCGAGGCCATCCAGTACCGCAGTTTGGATAGAGAGAACTGGGCGAATCATTGA
- a CDS encoding glycosyl hydrolase — translation MIRFLSLTFTFCLLVLGSMAQEVDSKTFAGLKFRSIGPALTSGRIADIAIHPDNENVWYVAVGSGGVWKTVNSGTTWTPIFDGQDSYSIGCVTIDPNNSETIWVGTGENVGGRHVGFGDGIYVSYDGGKSWKNKGLKTSEHLSKIIVHPTNPDVIWVAAQGPLWSKGGERGLYKSTDGGDTWKKTLGDSEWIGATDLVIDPRNPDVLYAATWQRHRTVAALMGGGPGSGIHKSTDGGESWTKLSSGLPAGPMGKIGLAISSFNPDQVYAVIEEIRSKGGTYMTTNQGTTWTKMSDQISGGTGPHYYQELYTSPHQEGRLYLMNNVVMISDDHGKTFKAMNEDKKHVDTHAMAFKMSDPNYALFGTDGGLYETFDLTKTWKYIANLPVVQYYKVAVDDSSPFYNVYGGTQDNGSHGGPSRTANDAGIRNADWWITLGADGHQSAIEPGNPDITYGEFQQGWLWRIDQTTGEIVFIQPQPKAGDPHERFNWDAPILVSPHNPTRLYFASYRVWKSENRGDDWTSISGDLTRNEERLALPIMGRTQSYDNAWDVGAMSNYNTITSLAESPIQEGLIYAGTDDGILQVTEDGGQNWRKVELGNIKGIPSTPFVNDVRADLHDANTVYLILDNHKYGDFKPYVLRSTDKGKSWTIINNNLPDRLLTWRIVQDHEKKELLFLATEFGVYFSNDSGSKWIKLTGGLPTISFRDITIQRRENDLVGASFGRGFYILEDISPLRDWDNAMQNAEATVFNTKPAHWYVPRDEIYGQGNADYQAKNPPFGAVFTYYLKDKYKSLADGRKETEKDLNKNQSNVSFPGFDALDKELSQNKPMVILTIRDADGNVVKHVTGTNAKGFNRVAWDLSYVNRSGEQLNSGGGGGFFFGGGAKATPGTYTMTLSKVIDGVWTELSEPQKFEVIKLREGALPAKDVSEIDAFRKRFVAFQQDMTSVNSVLSRSKSLVDAMNRALSSATKPTAELAKSIEDARTALLKLDRKMNGSKARNEVGERNPPAPGDGQFVGIVALSSTYGPTGNHIAAFERAVAQLAEVKSELKIISEMTLPGLRSALKDAGAPWIEGDGLR, via the coding sequence ATGATCCGCTTTTTATCATTAACCTTCACTTTTTGTTTGCTTGTGCTTGGTTCCATGGCGCAGGAAGTTGATTCAAAGACTTTTGCAGGACTGAAATTTCGAAGTATCGGTCCGGCATTGACCTCAGGAAGAATTGCTGATATTGCCATTCATCCCGATAATGAAAATGTCTGGTATGTAGCTGTTGGCTCCGGTGGTGTCTGGAAGACAGTCAACTCAGGAACAACCTGGACACCCATTTTTGATGGTCAGGACAGCTACTCAATTGGATGTGTAACCATCGATCCTAACAACTCAGAAACGATCTGGGTAGGAACAGGTGAAAACGTAGGTGGACGTCACGTCGGATTTGGTGACGGTATCTATGTCAGTTATGATGGGGGAAAGAGCTGGAAAAATAAAGGACTTAAAACCTCGGAACACCTTTCTAAAATCATTGTTCATCCTACCAATCCTGATGTCATCTGGGTCGCAGCACAAGGGCCACTTTGGAGCAAGGGAGGCGAAAGAGGATTGTACAAGTCTACCGATGGCGGAGATACCTGGAAAAAAACATTGGGAGACAGTGAATGGATTGGAGCAACCGATCTCGTGATCGATCCGAGAAATCCGGACGTGCTTTATGCCGCTACCTGGCAAAGACACAGGACTGTAGCAGCATTGATGGGTGGCGGACCCGGTTCTGGCATTCATAAAAGTACAGATGGCGGAGAATCCTGGACCAAACTAAGTTCAGGCTTACCCGCAGGACCAATGGGAAAAATCGGCTTAGCAATCAGCTCTTTCAATCCTGACCAGGTATATGCCGTCATTGAGGAGATCAGATCTAAAGGAGGCACTTATATGACGACCAACCAGGGCACGACTTGGACCAAAATGTCGGATCAAATCTCCGGAGGAACCGGACCGCATTACTATCAAGAACTCTATACTTCACCGCATCAGGAAGGAAGATTGTACCTCATGAATAATGTCGTGATGATCTCCGACGACCATGGCAAGACCTTCAAGGCCATGAATGAGGACAAGAAACACGTGGATACACATGCCATGGCCTTTAAGATGTCAGATCCTAATTATGCGCTTTTTGGAACAGATGGCGGACTTTATGAGACCTTTGACCTTACCAAAACGTGGAAATACATCGCCAACCTCCCTGTGGTTCAGTACTACAAAGTGGCCGTGGATGATTCCTCGCCTTTTTACAATGTTTATGGCGGAACGCAAGACAATGGTAGCCACGGCGGACCTTCCAGAACCGCCAATGATGCAGGTATTCGCAATGCAGATTGGTGGATCACTTTGGGTGCGGATGGCCACCAGAGTGCAATTGAGCCTGGAAACCCCGACATCACCTATGGTGAATTCCAACAAGGATGGTTGTGGAGAATCGATCAAACGACCGGTGAAATTGTCTTCATCCAGCCACAACCAAAGGCTGGAGATCCTCACGAAAGATTCAATTGGGATGCGCCAATCTTGGTCAGTCCGCATAATCCTACGCGGTTGTATTTTGCTTCTTACCGGGTATGGAAATCAGAAAACCGTGGTGATGACTGGACCTCCATCTCCGGAGACCTTACCCGAAACGAGGAACGCCTGGCCTTGCCAATCATGGGAAGGACCCAAAGCTATGACAATGCATGGGACGTGGGCGCCATGTCCAACTACAATACCATCACCTCGCTAGCTGAATCTCCGATACAGGAAGGGTTGATCTATGCAGGAACTGATGATGGTATCCTACAAGTAACGGAAGATGGTGGTCAAAACTGGAGAAAAGTTGAATTGGGCAATATCAAAGGAATTCCATCCACGCCATTTGTGAATGATGTTCGTGCTGATCTTCACGATGCGAATACGGTTTACCTGATTTTGGATAATCATAAGTACGGTGATTTTAAACCCTATGTCTTACGAAGTACCGACAAAGGAAAATCATGGACTATCATCAATAACAATCTACCAGACCGCTTGCTGACTTGGAGAATCGTTCAGGATCATGAGAAGAAAGAACTATTGTTTCTGGCCACAGAGTTTGGTGTTTATTTCTCTAATGACAGTGGTAGCAAGTGGATCAAATTGACAGGTGGTCTTCCCACCATTTCATTCAGAGATATCACGATCCAGCGAAGAGAAAATGATCTGGTTGGAGCGTCCTTTGGTCGTGGATTCTACATCCTCGAAGACATCTCACCTTTGAGGGATTGGGACAATGCCATGCAGAATGCGGAGGCCACAGTATTCAATACCAAACCTGCGCACTGGTACGTACCACGCGATGAGATCTATGGGCAAGGTAACGCAGATTATCAGGCCAAGAATCCTCCATTTGGTGCCGTTTTCACATACTATCTGAAGGATAAATACAAGTCTCTGGCCGATGGCAGAAAGGAAACAGAAAAAGACTTGAATAAGAACCAATCAAATGTTTCCTTTCCTGGGTTTGATGCGCTGGATAAGGAGCTTTCACAGAACAAACCTATGGTTATACTCACCATTCGGGATGCGGATGGGAACGTAGTGAAGCACGTCACCGGAACGAATGCAAAAGGATTTAACCGCGTCGCATGGGACTTGTCTTACGTCAACAGAAGTGGAGAGCAATTGAATTCCGGAGGCGGAGGCGGGTTCTTCTTCGGAGGGGGAGCGAAAGCCACTCCCGGAACCTATACCATGACTTTATCCAAAGTGATTGACGGGGTATGGACAGAGTTGTCCGAACCGCAGAAATTTGAAGTCATCAAGCTCAGAGAAGGAGCCTTACCCGCCAAAGATGTTTCAGAAATTGACGCCTTTCGAAAAAGATTTGTGGCCTTTCAGCAAGACATGACTTCTGTGAATTCGGTCTTGTCTCGAAGTAAGTCTTTGGTAGATGCCATGAACAGGGCGTTAAGCAGTGCGACGAAACCAACTGCCGAACTGGCAAAATCAATAGAAGACGCCAGAACTGCGTTGTTGAAGCTGGATCGAAAAATGAATGGTAGCAAAGCCAGAAATGAAGTAGGAGAAAGAAACCCACCTGCACCTGGTGATGGACAGTTTGTAGGAATCGTTGCGCTGAGCAGCACATACGGACCAACGGGTAATCATATAGCCGCATTTGAAAGAGCCGTTGCTCAGTTGGCTGAGGTCAAATCCGAACTAAAAATTATTAGTGAAATGACATTACCAGGCTTGAGATCGGCATTAAAAGATGCAGGAGCTCCCTGGATTGAAGGAGATGGATTAAGGTAA
- a CDS encoding type B 50S ribosomal protein L31 produces the protein MKKDIHPEYKEVVFLDTTSDFKFLTKSTMNSKETIKWEDGNEYPLVKVEVSSASHPFYTGKKIFLDTAGRVEKFNRKYKKK, from the coding sequence ATGAAAAAAGATATTCACCCAGAATACAAAGAAGTAGTTTTCCTGGACACTACTAGTGACTTCAAATTCCTGACTAAGTCTACGATGAACTCTAAGGAGACCATCAAGTGGGAGGACGGAAATGAATATCCCCTGGTTAAAGTCGAAGTAAGCTCTGCTTCACACCCATTCTACACCGGTAAGAAAATCTTCTTGGATACTGCTGGTCGGGTTGAGAAATTCAACAGAAAATACAAAAAGAAGTAA
- a CDS encoding ChaN family lipoprotein, with protein MRKVVLILSLFVVAGYAFGQKTPYVIYNAKGKKVSYEKMKKALLKKDIVLFGELHNNPIAHWLEYELTSDLYSSRELILGAEMLEADNQLFLDDYLDNDIAYAELDSLARLWRNYKTDYAPLVDFAKEKQLPFIATNIPRRYASLVYKKGFGSLDSLSAEEKSWIAPLPIPFDPELPTYQKILEEMGDHGTPELVKAQAMKDATMAHFILTNYRSGHQFIHYNGAYHSDYYEGIIWYLKRARADLQYATISTVSQDDVNQFLEENQSKADFIICVDSDMTKTY; from the coding sequence ATGAGAAAAGTTGTTTTGATTTTGAGCCTTTTTGTCGTGGCTGGATATGCCTTTGGCCAAAAGACACCTTATGTGATCTATAATGCAAAAGGCAAAAAGGTGAGTTATGAAAAGATGAAGAAAGCTTTGCTGAAGAAAGACATTGTCTTGTTCGGTGAACTACATAATAACCCTATTGCTCACTGGCTGGAATACGAATTAACTTCAGATTTGTACAGCTCAAGAGAGCTAATTTTGGGAGCGGAAATGCTGGAAGCTGATAATCAGCTATTCCTTGATGATTATCTCGACAATGATATTGCTTATGCAGAATTGGATTCGTTGGCCAGGTTGTGGCGCAATTACAAAACGGATTACGCGCCATTAGTTGACTTTGCCAAAGAAAAACAGCTTCCATTCATTGCTACGAACATCCCCAGAAGGTACGCCAGCTTAGTTTACAAAAAGGGATTTGGGTCACTCGATTCACTTTCAGCGGAAGAAAAATCATGGATAGCTCCTTTGCCCATTCCTTTTGATCCTGAGTTGCCTACTTATCAAAAGATACTCGAAGAAATGGGAGATCATGGTACGCCCGAATTGGTCAAAGCACAAGCGATGAAAGATGCCACGATGGCCCATTTTATTTTGACAAACTATCGATCAGGACATCAATTCATCCACTACAATGGCGCCTATCATTCTGATTATTACGAAGGGATCATTTGGTACCTGAAACGAGCACGGGCCGATTTGCAATACGCGACAATCAGTACGGTTTCTCAGGATGATGTCAATCAATTTTTAGAAGAAAATCAAAGCAAAGCCGATTTTATTATCTGTGTGGATAGTGATATGACAAAGACGTATTAG